In Bradyrhizobium sp. 1(2017), one DNA window encodes the following:
- a CDS encoding OpgC domain-containing protein, which produces MTIADQVTGSTIAGTAGAKPAGTKPRAAAPAITLPAIGERELRLDLFRGLALWLIFIDHLPPSLLTWFTIRNYGFSDATEIFIFISGYTAAFVYGRAMLESGVVIATARILRRVWQIYVAHVFLFTIFLAEISYVATSFENPLYTEEMGILDFLKQPDVTIVQALLLRFRPVNMDVLPLYIVLMLALPLILWSMKWRPDVTLGLSVVLYAVTWEYDLYLSAYPNGFWAFNPFAWQLLFVFGAWCALGGARRMSRILASPVTMWISIAYLVAAFYVTLTWYVPQLGLLMPKRIEQWMYPIDKTDLDVLRFTHFLALAALTVRFLPRTWPGLKSPWLRPLILCGQHSLEIFCLGVFLAFAGHFILAEVSGGAAMHALISLSGILIMWGVAWVISWYKRVADKSGAKTKNAVGNADLAGGG; this is translated from the coding sequence ATGACCATTGCCGACCAAGTGACGGGATCGACGATCGCGGGAACCGCGGGTGCCAAACCCGCAGGCACCAAGCCCCGCGCCGCCGCGCCGGCCATCACGCTGCCGGCCATCGGCGAGCGCGAACTGCGGCTCGATCTGTTCCGCGGGCTGGCGCTCTGGCTGATCTTCATCGACCACCTGCCGCCCAGCCTGCTGACCTGGTTCACCATCCGCAATTACGGCTTCAGCGACGCCACCGAGATCTTCATCTTCATCTCCGGCTACACCGCCGCCTTCGTCTATGGTCGGGCGATGCTGGAGAGCGGCGTCGTCATCGCCACCGCGCGCATCCTGCGGCGCGTCTGGCAGATCTATGTCGCCCACGTCTTCCTGTTCACCATCTTCCTCGCCGAAATCTCCTATGTCGCGACCAGCTTCGAAAACCCGCTCTACACCGAAGAGATGGGAATCCTGGATTTCCTCAAGCAGCCCGACGTCACCATCGTGCAGGCGCTGCTGCTGCGCTTCCGTCCCGTCAACATGGACGTGCTGCCGCTCTACATCGTTCTGATGCTGGCGCTGCCGCTGATCCTGTGGTCGATGAAGTGGCGGCCCGACGTCACGCTCGGCCTTTCGGTCGTGCTCTACGCGGTTACCTGGGAATACGATCTTTATCTTTCGGCATATCCGAACGGCTTCTGGGCCTTCAATCCCTTCGCCTGGCAATTGCTGTTCGTCTTCGGCGCCTGGTGTGCGCTGGGAGGCGCGCGGCGCATGTCGCGTATCCTGGCGTCACCGGTGACGATGTGGATCTCGATCGCCTACCTCGTCGCGGCATTTTACGTGACGCTGACCTGGTACGTGCCGCAGCTCGGCCTCCTGATGCCGAAGCGCATCGAGCAATGGATGTATCCGATCGACAAGACAGATCTCGACGTTCTGCGTTTCACGCATTTCCTGGCGCTGGCCGCGCTCACCGTGCGCTTCCTGCCGCGGACCTGGCCGGGCCTGAAATCGCCCTGGCTGCGGCCCCTGATCCTGTGCGGCCAGCATTCCCTCGAGATATTCTGCCTCGGCGTCTTCCTGGCGTTCGCCGGCCATTTCATCCTGGCCGAAGTCTCGGGCGGCGCAGCCATGCATGCGTTGATTAGTCTCTCCGGAATCCTGATCATGTGGGGGGTGGCCTGGGTCATTTCATGGTACAAGCGGGTAGCTGACAAGAGCGGTGCGAAAACCAAAAACGCCGTCGGCAACGCCGATCTGGCGGGAGGGGGCTGA
- a CDS encoding PAS domain S-box protein, with protein sequence MADQSELDAQILNDVADALIYSDRSGTITRWNRASTALFGFTAEEALGQNLDLIIPEHLRPAHWKGFEAALASGAMKLAGRPTLTRALHKSGRKLYIEMTFALVRDAGGLVQGSAAMARDVTERVERERAAKASRN encoded by the coding sequence ATGGCCGATCAATCCGAACTCGACGCGCAGATTCTCAACGACGTCGCCGACGCTCTGATCTATTCCGATCGCTCCGGCACCATCACACGCTGGAATCGTGCCTCCACCGCGCTGTTCGGTTTCACGGCGGAGGAAGCGCTCGGCCAGAACCTCGACCTGATCATTCCCGAACATCTGCGGCCTGCGCACTGGAAGGGTTTTGAAGCCGCGCTCGCCAGTGGCGCGATGAAGCTTGCGGGGCGGCCGACGCTGACACGCGCGCTGCACAAGAGCGGGCGCAAGCTCTACATCGAGATGACCTTCGCGCTCGTGCGCGACGCCGGCGGGCTTGTGCAAGGGTCGGCGGCGATGGCGCGCGACGTGACCGAACGCGTCGAGCGCGAGCGAGCGGCCAAGGCTTCACGTAATTAA
- the apaG gene encoding Co2+/Mg2+ efflux protein ApaG: MYRAVTRQIEVTVEPNFVPEQSSPDRSRYFWSYTIVIINSGGETVQLKTRHWIITDASGRQQEVKGEGVVGEQPILAPGERFEYTSGVPLTTASGFMTGRYQMVSESGERFEIDVPTFSLDSPDNKRVLN; encoded by the coding sequence ATGTACCGCGCCGTGACCCGCCAGATCGAAGTGACCGTCGAGCCGAACTTTGTTCCGGAGCAGTCGTCGCCGGACCGCTCCCGCTATTTCTGGTCCTACACCATCGTCATCATCAATTCCGGCGGGGAGACCGTGCAGCTGAAGACGCGGCACTGGATCATCACCGACGCCTCCGGCCGCCAGCAGGAGGTGAAGGGCGAGGGTGTGGTCGGCGAGCAGCCGATCCTGGCCCCCGGCGAGCGCTTCGAATACACCTCCGGCGTCCCGCTCACGACCGCCTCCGGCTTCATGACCGGGCGTTACCAGATGGTCAGCGAAAGCGGCGAACGCTTCGAGATCGACGTGCCGACGTTCTCGCTCGACAGCCCCGACAACAAGCGGGTGTTGAATTAG
- a CDS encoding SGNH/GDSL hydrolase family protein has translation MSSLRPFCLTPWLAAPAAAMLLLLMPASQAGAQTHAAQAADPASAAPSQTTVAATSPEHRGVAARAIDKVKEVAKSAGDIFSRVPCLPPKGASKAMGSLPHVASKLVAGQPVVIVAFGSSSTAGFGASSPDFNYPNRLAAQLRRHYPTADITVINAGVGGEDAPEMMKRLQTQVIDVHPDLVIWQVGTNAVLRNLDPGETAKLVEDGISRIQAAGGADIVLVDPQYSPAVNQRKESAGKMVTLLGKVAELRHVGIFPRFEVMRDWHENQSIPVESFVIADGLHMNDWGYACFAQLLGDDIIRSVGQIKLGVNVPADVKTYRPM, from the coding sequence ATGAGTTCTCTCCGCCCTTTTTGCCTGACGCCATGGCTGGCTGCGCCCGCAGCGGCGATGCTGTTGTTGCTGATGCCCGCTTCGCAGGCCGGCGCGCAGACGCACGCCGCGCAAGCGGCTGATCCCGCGTCCGCGGCGCCCTCCCAAACCACCGTCGCAGCGACGTCCCCCGAACACCGCGGCGTCGCGGCGCGGGCCATCGACAAGGTGAAGGAGGTCGCAAAATCCGCCGGCGACATCTTCAGCCGCGTGCCCTGCCTGCCGCCGAAGGGCGCCTCGAAGGCGATGGGCTCGCTGCCGCATGTCGCAAGCAAGCTCGTCGCCGGCCAGCCCGTCGTCATCGTCGCGTTCGGCTCGTCGTCGACCGCAGGTTTCGGTGCGAGCTCGCCGGACTTCAACTATCCGAACCGTCTCGCCGCACAATTGCGCCGGCACTATCCGACCGCCGACATCACCGTCATCAATGCCGGCGTCGGCGGCGAGGATGCGCCCGAGATGATGAAGCGCCTCCAGACGCAGGTGATCGACGTGCATCCGGATCTCGTGATCTGGCAGGTCGGCACCAACGCCGTGCTGCGCAACCTCGATCCCGGCGAGACCGCTAAACTGGTCGAGGACGGCATCAGCCGCATCCAGGCTGCGGGCGGCGCCGACATCGTGCTGGTCGATCCGCAATATTCGCCGGCCGTCAACCAGCGCAAGGAGAGCGCCGGCAAGATGGTGACGCTGCTCGGCAAGGTCGCCGAGCTTCGCCACGTCGGCATCTTCCCGCGCTTCGAGGTGATGCGCGACTGGCACGAGAACCAATCGATCCCGGTCGAGAGCTTCGTCATCGCCGACGGCCTGCACATGAACGATTGGGGCTACGCCTGCTTCGCCCAGCTCCTCGGCGACGACATCATCCGTTCCGTCGGCCAGATCAAGCTGGGCGTGAACGTGCCCGCGGATGTGAAGACGTACCGGCCGATGTGA
- a CDS encoding MATE family efflux transporter, with protein MSDIAEIPVDEQERPLPPPPRPIMSALTDGPILRTLLSLTWPNVIGLSAGICVVIAETSYVGRLGVEALAAMALVFPTVILTMTMSGGAMGGAVASAIARALGAGDRERAGTLAMHALLIGISFGLVFMLGMLIFGPRVLELLGGRGNVLSHAIAYTQVFFGGAVLPWLLNTMAGVLRGTGNMKLPSFLILNSAAWQIVLGGTLGLGLGPVPQFGMRGVAAGALIAYCMNICIMGWYLFSGRAGIVLSLRGLRIQWAMFFDILKVGAIACFSPLQSVLTISIFTHMLAQFGTAILAGYGIGARLEFLLTSIAFSFGIACVPMVGMAIGAGRIARARRIAWIASAAAFVAVGAPACLVAIFPDLWVNIFTDSVAVRAASHQYLSTVGPFYAFFGLATTMYFSSQGAAKVIGPVLAQTARLIYIAAVGWWLSTHDATAQSFFWLAASSMVVLGLLSCSSVVLTRWGPREGRPAIRPALSGAAD; from the coding sequence ATGTCCGACATCGCCGAAATTCCGGTCGATGAACAAGAGCGTCCGCTGCCGCCGCCACCGCGGCCGATCATGAGCGCGCTGACCGACGGTCCGATCCTGCGCACGCTGCTCTCCCTCACCTGGCCGAATGTCATCGGGCTATCGGCCGGCATCTGCGTGGTGATCGCGGAGACCTCTTATGTCGGCCGGCTCGGTGTCGAGGCGCTGGCCGCGATGGCGCTGGTGTTTCCGACCGTGATCCTGACCATGACGATGTCGGGCGGCGCCATGGGCGGGGCGGTGGCCTCCGCCATCGCGCGCGCGCTCGGCGCGGGGGATCGCGAACGCGCCGGCACGCTCGCGATGCATGCGCTGCTGATCGGCATCAGCTTCGGTCTCGTCTTCATGCTGGGCATGCTGATCTTCGGGCCGCGCGTTCTGGAATTGCTCGGCGGCCGCGGCAACGTGCTGAGCCACGCCATCGCCTACACCCAGGTGTTTTTCGGCGGCGCGGTGCTGCCCTGGCTGCTCAACACCATGGCCGGCGTCCTGCGCGGCACCGGAAACATGAAGCTGCCGTCGTTCCTCATTCTCAACTCGGCGGCCTGGCAGATCGTGCTCGGCGGCACCCTGGGCCTCGGGCTCGGCCCGGTGCCGCAGTTCGGCATGCGCGGCGTCGCCGCCGGTGCGTTGATCGCCTATTGCATGAACATCTGCATCATGGGCTGGTATCTGTTCTCGGGCCGCGCCGGGATCGTGCTGAGCTTGCGGGGCTTGCGCATCCAATGGGCGATGTTCTTCGACATCCTCAAGGTCGGCGCCATCGCCTGCTTCTCGCCGCTACAATCGGTGCTGACGATCTCGATCTTCACCCACATGCTGGCGCAGTTCGGCACCGCGATCCTCGCCGGCTACGGCATAGGCGCCCGCCTGGAATTCCTGCTGACCTCGATCGCGTTCTCGTTCGGCATTGCCTGTGTGCCGATGGTCGGAATGGCAATCGGCGCGGGCCGCATCGCGCGGGCCCGGCGCATCGCCTGGATCGCCAGCGCTGCCGCCTTCGTGGCGGTCGGCGCGCCGGCATGCCTGGTTGCGATCTTCCCCGATCTGTGGGTCAACATCTTCACCGACAGCGTGGCCGTCCGCGCGGCGAGCCATCAATATCTCTCGACGGTCGGACCGTTCTACGCCTTCTTCGGCCTTGCGACGACGATGTATTTCTCCTCGCAAGGTGCGGCCAAGGTGATCGGGCCGGTGCTGGCGCAGACGGCGCGGCTGATCTACATCGCGGCCGTCGGCTGGTGGCTGTCGACCCACGACGCCACCGCGCAGAGCTTCTTCTGGCTCGCCGCAAGCTCGATGGTGGTGCTCGGCCTGTTGTCGTGCTCCAGCGTGGTGTTGACGCGCTGGGGACCGCGCGAGGGCAGGCCCGCGATCAGGCCGGCACTGTCGGGCGCTGCGGATTAG
- a CDS encoding SGNH/GDSL hydrolase family protein produces MKAKVLLSLILLCGSLAAPTARAGDAAPAASAVPPACELPSYLLTSESQLPKVADAVKAGKPLEILVIGSRSTTIPSSESSSYPARMEASLKDKLPPSEAVHVSVEIQSKKTAEETAATFVKLMEAKTPTLVIWQTGTVDAIRAIDPDDFRGAVTEGVTALQKAGADVVLMNLQYSPRTETMISVPPYLDNMRVVAQEHDIPLFDRFAIMRQWNDQGQFDLFNPSRGPELAKQVHDCLGRALAQFVIDAAHLEPAQQQN; encoded by the coding sequence ATGAAGGCGAAGGTTCTCCTGAGCCTGATCCTGCTATGCGGTAGCCTCGCCGCGCCCACGGCGCGCGCGGGCGATGCTGCGCCTGCGGCCTCCGCCGTGCCCCCTGCGTGCGAATTGCCGTCCTATCTGCTGACCAGCGAAAGCCAGCTTCCCAAGGTCGCCGATGCCGTCAAGGCCGGCAAGCCGCTGGAGATCCTGGTCATCGGCAGCCGCTCGACGACGATTCCATCCTCGGAGAGCAGCTCATATCCGGCGCGCATGGAGGCGAGCCTCAAGGACAAGCTGCCCCCCTCGGAGGCGGTGCACGTCTCCGTAGAAATACAGAGCAAGAAGACAGCAGAGGAGACCGCGGCGACTTTCGTTAAGCTGATGGAAGCAAAAACGCCTACTTTGGTCATCTGGCAGACCGGGACCGTGGATGCTATCCGCGCCATCGATCCCGACGATTTTCGCGGCGCAGTGACCGAAGGGGTTACTGCGTTGCAAAAGGCAGGGGCCGACGTCGTCTTGATGAATTTGCAGTACAGCCCGCGTACCGAAACCATGATCTCGGTGCCGCCATACCTCGACAACATGCGGGTAGTGGCGCAGGAGCATGATATCCCGCTGTTTGACCGTTTCGCGATCATGAGGCAGTGGAATGATCAGGGCCAGTTCGACCTGTTCAACCCGTCCCGCGGGCCCGAGCTGGCGAAACAGGTCCATGATTGCCTTGGCCGGGCGTTGGCACAATTCGTGATCGACGCTGCCCATCTGGAGCCGGCCCAGCAGCAAAATTGA
- a CDS encoding O-succinylhomoserine sulfhydrylase, with protein sequence MSKPTATYRPETRLVHSGTLRSQYGETSEALFLTQGYVYNSAEECEARFKGEDPGFIYSRYSNPTIAMFERRMIELEGAEAARSAATGMAAVTTAILAPLKAGDHVVASRALFGSCLYVIQDLLPRYGIETTLVDGLDLDQWQRAVKPNTKTFFLESPTNPTLDVLDIPGIAEIAHKGGARLVVDNVFATPIWQSPLALGADVVVYSATKHIDGQGRCLGGIILSSEAFIAEHIHNFMRQTGPSISPFNAWVLLKGLETLGVRVRAQTDTAARIAEVLASHPKISRLVYPGRADHPQAALVKKQMRGGSTLVGFEVKGGKQAAFRVLNELKLAKISNNLGDAKSLVTHPATTTHQRLKPEDRAALGISEGFIRFSTGLEHADDLIEDLTAALEKA encoded by the coding sequence ATGTCGAAGCCGACTGCCACTTACCGCCCCGAAACCCGCCTGGTCCATTCCGGCACCCTGCGCTCGCAATATGGCGAGACGTCAGAGGCGCTGTTCCTGACGCAGGGCTACGTCTACAACAGCGCCGAGGAGTGCGAGGCGCGGTTCAAGGGCGAAGATCCCGGCTTCATCTATTCGCGCTATTCCAACCCCACCATCGCGATGTTCGAGCGCCGCATGATCGAGCTCGAAGGTGCTGAAGCCGCCCGCTCGGCGGCAACCGGTATGGCCGCGGTGACGACTGCGATCCTGGCGCCGCTCAAGGCCGGCGATCACGTGGTGGCTTCGCGGGCGCTGTTCGGCTCGTGCCTCTACGTCATTCAGGATCTGCTGCCGCGCTACGGCATCGAGACCACGCTGGTCGACGGGCTCGATCTCGACCAGTGGCAGCGGGCGGTGAAGCCGAACACCAAGACGTTCTTCCTGGAGAGCCCGACCAACCCGACGCTCGACGTGCTCGACATTCCCGGCATCGCCGAGATCGCGCACAAGGGCGGCGCGCGGCTCGTCGTCGACAACGTGTTCGCGACCCCGATCTGGCAGAGCCCGCTTGCGCTCGGCGCCGACGTCGTCGTCTATTCCGCGACCAAGCACATCGACGGCCAGGGCCGGTGTCTCGGCGGCATCATCCTGTCCTCGGAAGCCTTCATTGCCGAGCACATCCATAATTTCATGCGCCAGACCGGCCCGTCGATCTCGCCGTTCAACGCCTGGGTCCTGCTCAAGGGCCTGGAGACGCTGGGCGTGCGCGTGCGCGCGCAGACCGACACCGCAGCGCGTATTGCCGAGGTGCTGGCGAGCCATCCGAAGATTTCACGGCTGGTCTATCCCGGCCGCGCCGATCATCCGCAGGCAGCTCTGGTGAAGAAGCAGATGCGCGGCGGTTCGACGCTGGTCGGCTTCGAGGTCAAGGGCGGCAAGCAGGCCGCGTTTCGCGTGCTCAACGAGTTGAAGCTGGCGAAGATCTCGAACAATCTCGGCGACGCCAAGAGCCTTGTCACGCATCCGGCCACGACGACGCATCAGCGCCTCAAGCCGGAAGACCGCGCCGCGCTCGGCATCAGCGAAGGCTTCATCCGCTTCTCCACGGGGCTGGAGCATGCGGATGACCTGATCGAGGATCTGACCGCGGCGCTGGAGAAGGCGTGA
- a CDS encoding 2'-deoxycytidine 5'-triphosphate deaminase, translating to MHWTPDEDPGLTFTVAADANGILPDRMIAAMAEAGLILPAYDFVESQIQPASLDLRLGDIAYRVRASFLPGPGATVAERIDELKLHEFSLADGAVLETNCVYIVPLLESLALPPEIVAAANPKSSTGRLDVFTRVIADGTRRFDMIGAGYHGPLYAEISPKTFPVLVREGSRLSQVRFRTGDAILNADELDGLHAAERLVDIDDADLSGGVAVSVDLSGEKVNGFVGYRAKRHTGVVDVDRRSGYAVEDFWEPISARPDGSLILDPGEFYILASKEAVQVPPDYAAEMVPFDPLVGEFRVHYAGFFDPGFGYAGAGGLGSRAVLEVRSREVPFILEHGQIVGRLVYEKMLARPDAMYGQRIGSNYQAQGLKLSKHFRV from the coding sequence ATGCACTGGACCCCTGATGAGGACCCCGGGTTGACGTTCACGGTCGCTGCCGACGCCAATGGTATCCTGCCCGACCGCATGATCGCGGCGATGGCGGAGGCGGGCCTCATCCTGCCCGCTTACGATTTCGTCGAAAGCCAGATCCAGCCGGCGAGCCTCGATCTGCGCCTCGGCGACATCGCCTATCGCGTCCGTGCCAGCTTCCTGCCGGGGCCCGGCGCCACCGTCGCCGAGCGCATCGACGAGTTGAAGCTGCACGAGTTCAGCCTCGCCGACGGCGCGGTGCTCGAGACCAACTGCGTCTACATCGTGCCGCTGTTGGAAAGCCTCGCGCTGCCGCCGGAGATCGTCGCGGCCGCGAACCCCAAGAGCTCGACCGGCCGGCTCGACGTCTTCACCCGCGTGATCGCCGACGGCACCCGCCGCTTCGACATGATCGGCGCCGGCTATCACGGCCCCCTCTATGCCGAGATCAGCCCGAAGACGTTTCCGGTGCTGGTGCGCGAGGGCTCGCGCCTGTCGCAGGTGCGCTTCCGCACCGGCGATGCCATCCTCAATGCCGACGAGCTCGATGGCTTGCACGCCGCCGAGCGCCTCGTCGACATCGACGATGCCGATCTCTCGGGCGGCGTCGCTGTGTCGGTCGATCTGTCGGGCGAGAAGGTGAACGGCTTCGTCGGCTATCGCGCCAAGCGCCATACCGGCGTGGTCGACGTCGATCGCCGCTCCGGCTACGCGGTGGAGGATTTCTGGGAGCCGATCTCGGCCCGCCCCGACGGCAGCCTGATCCTCGATCCCGGCGAGTTCTACATCCTCGCCTCCAAGGAAGCTGTGCAGGTTCCGCCCGACTACGCCGCGGAGATGGTGCCGTTCGATCCCCTGGTCGGCGAATTCCGCGTGCACTATGCCGGCTTCTTCGATCCCGGCTTCGGTTATGCCGGCGCCGGCGGGCTGGGATCGCGCGCCGTGCTGGAGGTCCGCTCGCGCGAGGTGCCGTTCATCCTCGAGCACGGCCAGATCGTCGGCCGCCTGGTCTACGAGAAGATGCTGGCCCGGCCCGATGCGATGTACGGCCAGCGCATCGGCTCGAACTACCAGGCACAGGGCCTCAAGCTATCGAAGCATTTTCGGGTGTAG